A genome region from Thermomonospora amylolytica includes the following:
- the treZ gene encoding malto-oligosyltrehalose trehalohydrolase, whose translation MTRFEVWAPKAGRVEVEAAGSLHAMEPIPGRPGWWAAEVPDAGHGTDYGFRLDGGDVLPDPRSRRQPYGVHGRSQVYEHHRHQWHDQGWHGRPLAGSVLYELHVGTFTPEGTFDAAIGRLDHLVELGIDIVELLPVAAFSGHHGWGYDGVDLWAVHEPYGGPDGLKRFVDACHGRGLAVVLDVVYNHLGPSGNYLGPYGPYFTSAHQTPWGPAVNFDQADSDEVRAFVIENALSWLRDFHIDGLRLDAVHAIRDDRAVHVLEELSAEVEALSAHLGRELVLIAESDLNDPRLVTSRDAGGLGLDAQWSDDFHHALHAALTGERQGYYCDFGSMAVLAKTLTEVFRHDGGWSRFRGRRHGRPVDRLRTPAHRFLGYLQNHDQVGNRAAGDRQSAVLDAGLLKVGAALVLTAPFTPMLFMGEEWGAGTPWCYFTDHPEPELARAVTEGRRREFSRHGWAGEVPDPQAEQTYRRSILDWSEPGREPHRELLDWHRALIALRRRTPELTDPRLTRVSVSYDEDARWLVVRRGAVTVAAAFGPGEAVVPECGEPLLVSDPGVRAESGTTRLPGASVAVFRRK comes from the coding sequence GTGACGAGGTTCGAGGTGTGGGCGCCGAAGGCCGGGCGGGTCGAGGTGGAGGCGGCCGGGTCGCTGCACGCGATGGAGCCGATCCCCGGTCGGCCGGGCTGGTGGGCGGCGGAGGTGCCGGACGCCGGGCACGGCACCGACTACGGGTTCCGGCTGGACGGCGGGGACGTGCTGCCCGACCCTCGCTCCCGCCGCCAGCCGTACGGGGTGCACGGCCGCAGCCAGGTCTACGAGCACCACCGCCACCAGTGGCACGACCAGGGCTGGCACGGCCGTCCGCTGGCCGGGAGCGTGCTGTACGAGCTGCACGTCGGCACGTTCACGCCGGAGGGGACGTTCGACGCGGCGATCGGGCGGCTGGACCACCTGGTGGAGCTGGGGATCGACATCGTGGAACTGCTGCCGGTGGCGGCGTTCTCCGGCCACCACGGGTGGGGCTACGACGGCGTCGACCTGTGGGCGGTGCACGAGCCCTACGGCGGCCCGGACGGGCTGAAACGCTTCGTGGACGCCTGCCACGGCAGGGGGCTGGCGGTGGTCCTGGACGTCGTCTACAACCACCTCGGCCCCAGCGGGAACTACCTCGGCCCGTACGGCCCGTACTTCACCTCGGCGCACCAGACCCCCTGGGGGCCCGCGGTCAACTTCGACCAGGCGGACTCCGACGAGGTGCGGGCGTTCGTCATCGAGAACGCGCTGAGCTGGCTGCGGGACTTCCACATCGACGGGCTGCGGCTGGACGCCGTGCACGCCATCCGCGACGACCGGGCCGTGCACGTCCTGGAGGAGCTGTCGGCGGAGGTCGAGGCGCTGTCGGCGCACCTCGGCCGGGAACTGGTCCTGATCGCCGAGTCCGACCTGAACGACCCCCGGCTGGTGACCTCCCGCGACGCCGGGGGCCTGGGGCTGGACGCCCAGTGGAGCGACGACTTCCACCACGCCCTGCACGCGGCGCTGACCGGGGAACGGCAGGGCTACTACTGCGACTTCGGGTCGATGGCGGTGCTGGCCAAGACGCTGACCGAGGTGTTCCGGCACGACGGGGGCTGGTCGCGGTTCCGGGGCCGGCGCCACGGCCGCCCGGTGGACCGGCTCCGCACGCCCGCCCACCGGTTCCTGGGCTACCTGCAGAACCACGACCAGGTCGGCAACCGGGCCGCCGGCGACCGGCAGTCCGCCGTCCTCGACGCGGGCCTGCTCAAGGTCGGTGCGGCGCTGGTGCTGACCGCGCCGTTCACCCCGATGCTGTTCATGGGGGAGGAGTGGGGCGCGGGCACGCCGTGGTGCTACTTCACCGACCATCCCGAGCCGGAACTGGCCCGCGCGGTGACCGAGGGCCGCCGCCGCGAGTTCTCCCGCCACGGCTGGGCGGGCGAGGTCCCCGATCCACAGGCCGAGCAGACCTACCGGCGTTCGATCCTGGACTGGTCCGAGCCCGGCCGCGAACCCCACCGCGAACTGCTGGACTGGCACCGCGCGCTGATCGCGCTGCGCCGCCGGACGCCCGAGCTGACCGATCCCCGGCTCACCCGGGTCTCGGTCTCCTACGACGAGGACGCCCGGTGGCTGGTCGTGCGGCGCGGAGCGGTGACCGTGGCCGCCGCGTTCGGGCCGGGGGAGGCGGTGGTGCCGGAGTGCGGGGAGCCGCTGCTGGTCTCCGACCCGGGGGTACGGGCCGAATCCGGCACGACCCGGCTCCCAGGGGCCTCGGTCGCGGTGTTCCGGCGCAAATGA
- a CDS encoding response regulator transcription factor, giving the protein MTSVLLAEDDTSISEPLARALRREGYTVEVSPDGPQALERALGGGVDLIVLDLGLPELDGLEVARRVRSEGHGVPILILTARADEVDTVVGLDAGADDYVTKPFRLAELLARVRALLRRGSTETPIVQGVRIDAESRRAWMGDQELQLTTKEFDLLRVLVRDAGKVVTREQIMREVWDTNWWGSTKTLDMHISWLRRKLGDDAANPRYITTVRGVGFRFERGD; this is encoded by the coding sequence ATGACGTCTGTACTGCTCGCCGAGGACGACACGTCCATCTCCGAGCCTCTCGCCCGCGCGCTGCGGCGCGAGGGGTACACCGTTGAGGTCAGCCCCGATGGTCCGCAGGCCCTGGAACGGGCGCTGGGCGGCGGCGTCGACCTCATCGTGCTCGATCTCGGGCTGCCCGAGCTCGACGGCCTCGAGGTGGCCCGCCGGGTACGTTCCGAGGGGCACGGGGTGCCCATCCTGATCCTGACCGCCCGCGCCGACGAGGTCGACACCGTCGTCGGGCTCGACGCCGGGGCCGACGACTACGTCACCAAGCCGTTCCGGCTGGCCGAACTGCTGGCGCGGGTGCGCGCGCTGCTGCGGCGGGGCTCCACCGAGACCCCGATCGTGCAGGGCGTGCGCATCGACGCCGAGTCGCGCCGGGCCTGGATGGGCGACCAGGAACTGCAGCTGACCACCAAGGAGTTCGACCTGCTGCGGGTCCTGGTCCGCGACGCCGGCAAGGTGGTCACCAGGGAACAGATCATGCGCGAGGTCTGGGACACCAACTGGTGGGGATCGACCAAGACGCTCGACATGCACATCTCCTGGCTGCGCCGCAAGCTGGGCGACGACGCCGCCAATCCGCGCTACATCACCACCGTGCGCGGCGTCGGCTTCCGGTTCGAACGCGGCGACTGA
- a CDS encoding ATP-binding protein — translation MRRRLLLSTLAVALVAILLLGIPLAYATHRLIYEEARQSLERETATILGGVQLSLSTGRMVTADRIAQGYPGRYIVITLPDETVLTAGERPPRGAELLTDSRSAGGIGVQVSQPAAQVREEALRQLLLIGSLALLGVAVTVGLAMFQARKFTLPLSDLAETADRLGSGNARPRRRRYGIPEVDRVAEVLDRSAVRIADLLAASREFAADASHQLRTPLTALSMRLEEMVEAADYPDIVREEGAAALSQAERLVAVVEQLLARARHDRTGAAAPVALDDVVAQQVEEWRPIFHRAGRDIRLTGERGLVGLVTPAGLSQILATLLDNSLVHGAGTVTITTKNSTGSVVVEVGDEGEGVPPELERRVFERSVTGGDGTGLGLYLARSLAVVDGGRLELLQARPAVFAVFLRQAADIHLAEEPVVVGPA, via the coding sequence ATGAGGCGTCGGCTGTTGCTGTCGACGCTCGCGGTGGCGCTGGTCGCCATCCTGCTGCTCGGCATCCCCCTCGCGTACGCCACGCACCGCCTCATCTACGAGGAGGCCCGGCAGTCGCTGGAACGCGAGACCGCCACCATCCTCGGCGGGGTCCAGCTCAGCCTCAGCACCGGCCGGATGGTCACCGCCGACCGGATCGCCCAGGGCTATCCGGGCCGCTACATCGTCATCACCCTGCCCGATGAGACCGTGCTGACCGCTGGCGAACGCCCGCCCAGGGGCGCCGAGCTGCTCACCGACTCCCGCAGCGCCGGCGGCATCGGCGTCCAGGTCTCCCAGCCCGCCGCCCAGGTCCGCGAGGAGGCGCTGCGGCAGCTGCTGCTGATCGGCTCGCTGGCGCTGCTGGGGGTGGCGGTCACCGTCGGGCTGGCCATGTTCCAGGCCCGCAAGTTCACCCTGCCGCTCAGCGACCTGGCCGAGACCGCCGACCGGCTCGGCTCCGGCAACGCCCGCCCGCGCCGCCGCCGCTACGGCATCCCCGAGGTCGACCGGGTCGCCGAGGTGCTGGACCGCAGCGCCGTGCGGATCGCCGACCTGCTGGCCGCCAGCCGCGAGTTCGCCGCCGACGCCAGCCACCAGCTCCGCACCCCGCTCACCGCGCTGTCGATGCGGCTGGAGGAGATGGTCGAGGCCGCCGACTACCCCGACATCGTCCGCGAGGAGGGGGCCGCCGCCCTCTCCCAGGCCGAACGCCTCGTCGCCGTGGTCGAGCAGCTGCTGGCCCGCGCCCGCCACGACCGCACCGGCGCCGCCGCGCCCGTCGCGCTCGACGACGTGGTCGCCCAGCAGGTGGAGGAGTGGCGCCCGATCTTCCACCGGGCCGGCCGCGACATCCGGCTCACCGGCGAACGCGGCCTGGTCGGCCTGGTCACTCCCGCCGGCCTGTCCCAGATCCTGGCGACCCTGCTGGACAACTCCCTGGTGCACGGCGCCGGCACCGTCACCATCACCACCAAGAACAGCACCGGCTCCGTCGTGGTCGAGGTCGGCGACGAGGGCGAGGGGGTGCCCCCCGAACTGGAACGCCGCGTCTTCGAACGTAGCGTCACCGGCGGCGACGGCACCGGCCTCGGCCTCTACCTGGCCCGCTCCCTGGCCGTCGTCGACGGTGGCCGCCTGGAACTCCTCCAGGCCCGCCCCGCCGTCTTCGCCGTCTTCCTCCGCCAGGCCGCCGACATCCACCTCGCCGAAGAACCCGTAGTCGTCGGCCCTGCCTAG
- a CDS encoding GtrA family protein yields the protein MSFVATLYRRFEHLVRELAKFGSVGAVAFVITIGVANALQFGLHVGPLKSFMAATVVATTFSYLANRYWTFRHRDRTGLGREYVLFFTLNGIGLVITELFIGFVHYGLHLESPIAYNSALIVGTGVATLFRFWSYKKWVFLPAEAPPVDPASALPEPGPTTANGTAPNDATPTTNGRPHPHPTGGAHRKRTPARR from the coding sequence GTGAGTTTCGTCGCCACCCTGTACCGGCGGTTCGAGCACCTGGTGCGCGAGCTCGCGAAGTTCGGCAGCGTCGGCGCCGTGGCCTTCGTGATCACCATCGGGGTCGCCAACGCGCTGCAGTTCGGCCTGCACGTCGGCCCGCTGAAGTCGTTCATGGCCGCCACCGTGGTCGCCACCACGTTCTCCTACCTGGCCAACCGCTACTGGACGTTCCGCCACCGCGACCGCACCGGCCTGGGCCGCGAGTACGTGCTGTTCTTCACCCTGAACGGCATCGGCCTGGTGATCACCGAGCTCTTCATCGGCTTCGTCCACTACGGCCTGCACCTGGAGAGCCCGATCGCCTACAACTCCGCCCTGATCGTCGGCACCGGCGTGGCGACCCTCTTCCGCTTCTGGTCCTACAAGAAGTGGGTCTTCCTCCCCGCCGAGGCGCCCCCCGTCGACCCGGCCTCCGCCCTCCCCGAGCCCGGCCCCACCACCGCGAACGGCACCGCCCCGAACGACGCCACCCCCACGACCAACGGCCGCCCCCACCCCCACCCCACCGGGGGCGCCCACCGCAAGCGCACCCCCGCCCGGCGTTAG
- a CDS encoding 5-(carboxyamino)imidazole ribonucleotide synthase, whose translation MVGGGQLARMTQQAAIGLGVTLRVLARSPQESAARVCADVRIGEHTSLEDLRAFAKGCDVVTWDHEHVPSEHIRALEAEGVACLPGSAALLHAQDKFVMRERLSAAGAPCPPYAKVPADAPLAALEEFAERAGWPLVVKATRGGYDGKGLWIVKDLGPGSVELIGRLVDQGVDLMVEQHVPFRRELAALVARSPYGQGAAYPVVETVQRDGICHEVIAPAPGLDDDLAAEAQRLALDIAERLGVVGLLAVEMFEVDGGVVVNELAMRPHNSGHWTIEGARTSQFEQHLRAVLNLPLGSTEPTARHTVMANLLGGDDPDIYPRYIHVMAHDPAVKVHFYGKQVRPGRKIGHVTALGDDLDEVRERARHAADYLRWGPETKERS comes from the coding sequence ATGGTGGGGGGCGGGCAGCTGGCCCGGATGACCCAGCAGGCGGCGATCGGGCTCGGGGTGACGTTGCGGGTGCTGGCGCGCTCCCCGCAGGAGTCGGCGGCGCGGGTCTGCGCGGACGTGCGGATCGGCGAGCACACCTCGCTGGAGGACCTGCGGGCGTTCGCCAAGGGCTGTGACGTGGTGACCTGGGACCACGAGCACGTGCCCTCCGAGCACATCCGGGCGCTGGAGGCCGAGGGGGTGGCCTGCCTGCCGGGGTCGGCGGCGCTGCTGCACGCTCAGGACAAGTTCGTGATGCGGGAACGGCTCAGCGCCGCCGGCGCGCCCTGCCCGCCGTACGCCAAGGTCCCCGCGGACGCGCCGCTGGCCGCGCTGGAGGAGTTCGCCGAGCGGGCCGGATGGCCGCTGGTGGTCAAGGCCACACGCGGCGGGTACGACGGCAAGGGCCTGTGGATCGTCAAGGACCTGGGGCCGGGGTCCGTCGAGCTGATCGGGCGGCTGGTGGACCAGGGCGTGGACCTGATGGTCGAGCAGCATGTCCCGTTCCGGCGGGAGCTGGCGGCGCTGGTCGCCCGGTCCCCGTACGGGCAGGGGGCCGCCTACCCGGTGGTGGAGACGGTGCAGCGGGACGGCATCTGCCACGAGGTGATCGCCCCCGCGCCCGGCCTGGACGACGACCTGGCCGCCGAGGCGCAGCGGCTGGCCCTCGACATCGCCGAACGCCTCGGCGTGGTCGGGCTGCTGGCCGTCGAGATGTTCGAGGTCGACGGCGGCGTCGTGGTGAACGAGCTGGCGATGCGCCCGCACAACTCCGGGCACTGGACGATCGAGGGGGCGCGGACCTCCCAGTTCGAGCAGCATCTGCGGGCCGTGCTGAACCTGCCGCTGGGCTCCACCGAGCCGACCGCCCGCCACACGGTGATGGCGAACCTGCTGGGCGGCGACGACCCCGACATCTACCCCCGCTACATCCACGTGATGGCCCACGACCCGGCCGTGAAGGTGCACTTCTACGGCAAACAGGTCCGTCCGGGCCGCAAGATCGGCCATGTCACCGCGCTCGGCGACGATCTGGACGAGGTCCGCGAACGCGCCCGCCACGCCGCCGACTACCTGCGGTGGGGCCCGGAGACGAAGGAGCGGTCATGA
- the purE gene encoding 5-(carboxyamino)imidazole ribonucleotide mutase: MTAPVVGVVMGSDSDWPVMRLAAEALEEFGVPYEADVVSAHRMPHDMIAYGSQAADRGLRVIIAGAGGAAHLPGMLASVTPLPVIGVPVPLKHLDGMDSLLSIVQMPAGVPVATVAVGAARNAGLLAVRILAASDEGLRARMRDFQRDLYEQAKAKGARLRENLS; the protein is encoded by the coding sequence ATGACGGCGCCCGTGGTCGGCGTGGTGATGGGCAGCGATTCCGACTGGCCCGTCATGAGGCTCGCCGCCGAGGCCCTCGAGGAGTTCGGGGTGCCGTACGAGGCGGACGTGGTCTCCGCGCACAGGATGCCGCACGACATGATCGCCTACGGCTCGCAGGCCGCCGACCGTGGCCTGCGGGTGATCATCGCGGGCGCGGGCGGGGCCGCCCATCTGCCCGGCATGCTGGCGTCGGTCACCCCGCTCCCGGTCATCGGCGTTCCGGTGCCGCTCAAGCACCTGGACGGCATGGACTCGCTGCTGTCCATCGTGCAGATGCCGGCCGGCGTCCCGGTCGCCACCGTCGCGGTCGGCGCCGCCCGCAACGCCGGGCTGCTGGCGGTCCGCATCCTGGCCGCCTCCGACGAGGGGCTGCGGGCCAGGATGCGCGACTTCCAGCGGGACCTGTACGAGCAGGCCAAGGCCAAGGGCGCCCGCCTGCGCGAGAACCTGTCCTAG
- a CDS encoding CoA-binding protein yields the protein MNERYADPDVITRLLDESRTWAFVGLADHPHKTVYDQARRLQARGKRIIPVHPDRRPVLGEEAYGSLAEIPEDVRIDVVGVYRRSEFAGGVIDEAIARGAGAVWLPLDVVDEAAAERALAAGLDVVMDRCPAIEWSLRH from the coding sequence ATGAACGAGCGGTATGCCGATCCGGACGTGATCACGCGGTTGCTGGACGAGTCGAGGACGTGGGCGTTCGTGGGGCTGGCGGACCATCCGCACAAGACCGTGTACGACCAGGCCCGGCGGTTGCAGGCGCGGGGCAAGCGGATCATCCCGGTGCATCCGGACCGCAGGCCGGTGCTGGGCGAGGAGGCGTACGGGTCGCTGGCGGAGATCCCCGAGGACGTGCGGATCGACGTCGTGGGGGTCTACCGGCGGTCGGAGTTCGCCGGGGGCGTGATCGACGAGGCCATCGCGCGCGGGGCCGGGGCGGTGTGGCTGCCGCTGGACGTGGTCGACGAGGCCGCCGCCGAGCGGGCGCTGGCGGCGGGCCTGGACGTGGTGATGGACCGGTGCCCGGCGATCGAGTGGTCGCTGCGGCACTGA
- a CDS encoding UDP-glucose dehydrogenase family protein: MAHRLTVIGTGYLGATHAACMADLGFEVLGLDVDKDKVDRLQAGDLPVYEPGLEPVLQRNLEAGRLRFTTSYDEAADFGDVHFICVGTPQKQGEYAADLSYVDETIGALAPRLDRRCLVVGKSTVPVGTARHLAERLTRLAPADGDAVLAWNPEFLREGFAVQDTMHPDRIVIGVPDDPDDAAWAEQVLREVYAPMIAEGCPFVVADYPTAELVKVSANAFLATKISFINAMAEVCEAAHADVTKLSEALSYDDRIGGKFLGPGLGFGGGCLPKDIRAFMARAGELGVDQALSFLREVDAINQRRRIRMVDLARELLGGSFIGRTVGVLGAAFKPNSDDVRDSPALDVAANIRSQGARVTVYDPQALENARRAHPNLDYGSSALDAARDAHVVLLLTEWAEFRDMDPDALGAVVAEKNIVDGRNALDPERWRTAGWTYRALGRP, encoded by the coding sequence TTGGCCCACCGGCTCACCGTCATCGGCACCGGCTACCTGGGCGCCACGCACGCCGCCTGCATGGCCGACCTGGGCTTCGAGGTGCTCGGCCTGGACGTCGACAAGGACAAGGTCGACCGGCTCCAGGCCGGCGACCTTCCGGTCTACGAGCCGGGCCTGGAGCCGGTGCTGCAGCGCAACCTGGAGGCCGGCCGGCTGCGCTTCACCACCTCCTACGACGAGGCCGCCGACTTCGGCGACGTCCACTTCATCTGCGTGGGCACCCCGCAGAAGCAGGGCGAGTACGCCGCCGACCTCAGCTACGTCGACGAGACGATCGGCGCGCTGGCGCCCCGGCTGGACCGCCGCTGCCTGGTGGTCGGCAAGTCCACCGTCCCGGTCGGCACCGCCCGGCACCTGGCCGAGCGGCTGACCCGGCTGGCCCCCGCCGACGGGGACGCGGTGCTGGCCTGGAACCCGGAGTTCCTGCGCGAGGGCTTCGCCGTCCAGGACACCATGCACCCCGACCGGATCGTGATCGGCGTGCCCGACGACCCCGACGACGCCGCCTGGGCAGAGCAGGTGCTGCGCGAGGTGTACGCGCCGATGATCGCCGAGGGCTGCCCGTTCGTGGTGGCCGACTACCCCACCGCCGAGCTGGTCAAGGTGTCGGCGAACGCGTTCCTGGCCACCAAGATCTCGTTCATCAACGCGATGGCCGAGGTCTGCGAGGCCGCCCACGCCGACGTGACCAAGCTCTCGGAGGCGCTGAGCTACGACGACCGGATCGGCGGCAAGTTCCTCGGCCCCGGTCTCGGCTTCGGCGGCGGCTGCCTGCCCAAGGACATCCGGGCGTTCATGGCCCGCGCCGGCGAGCTGGGCGTCGACCAGGCCCTGTCGTTCCTGCGCGAGGTCGACGCCATCAACCAGCGCCGCCGCATCCGCATGGTGGACCTGGCCCGCGAACTGCTGGGCGGCTCGTTCATCGGCCGTACGGTGGGGGTGCTGGGCGCCGCCTTCAAACCCAACTCCGACGACGTGCGCGACTCCCCCGCCCTCGACGTCGCCGCCAACATCCGCTCCCAGGGCGCCCGGGTCACCGTCTACGACCCGCAGGCCCTGGAGAACGCCCGCCGCGCCCACCCCAACCTCGACTACGGCTCCTCCGCCCTGGACGCGGCCCGCGACGCCCACGTCGTCCTGCTGCTCACCGAGTGGGCCGAGTTCCGCGACATGGACCCCGACGCCCTCGGCGCGGTCGTCGCCGAGAAGAACATCGTCGACGGCCGCAACGCCCTCGACCCCGAGCGCTGGCGCACCGCCGGCTGGACCTACCGAGCCCTCGGCCGCCCCTGA
- a CDS encoding acyl-CoA dehydrogenase produces MSSDIPAYAPSEEHELLRQTVRELAEAKIAPKAAEVDETGEFPQDALDALVQNELHAVHIPESYGGAGADALATVIVIEEVARVCASSSLIPAVNKLGTVPVLLSGSEELKKKYLTPVARGEAMFSYALSEPEAGSDAASMKTRAVRDGDHWVLNGVKMWITNAGVSEYYTVMAVTDPGKGARGISAFVVEKSDEGVSFGPKERKLGIKGSPTRQVILENVRIPADRIIGEEGTGFKTALATLDHTRITIAAQALGIAQGALDYAIGYVKERRQFGKPIADFQGVQFMIADMAMKIEAARQLTYHAAIKSERAFHGEKVPDLTFVSSACKCLASDVAMEVTTDAVQLLGGYGYTRDFPVERMMRDAKITQIYEGTNQIQRMVMARQLLK; encoded by the coding sequence ATGAGTTCCGACATTCCCGCGTACGCCCCGTCCGAGGAGCACGAGCTGCTGCGTCAGACGGTCCGCGAGCTCGCCGAAGCCAAGATCGCCCCCAAGGCCGCGGAGGTCGACGAGACCGGCGAGTTCCCGCAGGACGCGTTGGACGCGCTCGTGCAGAACGAGCTGCACGCCGTGCACATCCCCGAGTCCTACGGCGGCGCCGGCGCCGACGCGCTCGCCACCGTGATTGTGATCGAGGAGGTCGCCCGGGTGTGCGCCTCCTCCTCGCTGATCCCGGCGGTGAACAAGCTCGGCACCGTGCCGGTGCTGCTGTCGGGCTCGGAGGAGCTGAAGAAAAAGTATCTGACCCCGGTGGCGCGCGGCGAGGCCATGTTCTCCTACGCGCTGAGCGAGCCCGAGGCCGGCTCGGACGCCGCCTCGATGAAGACCCGGGCGGTCCGCGACGGCGACCACTGGGTGCTCAACGGCGTCAAGATGTGGATCACCAACGCCGGGGTGTCGGAGTACTACACGGTGATGGCGGTCACCGACCCCGGCAAGGGCGCCCGCGGCATCTCCGCGTTCGTGGTGGAGAAGTCCGACGAGGGCGTGTCGTTCGGGCCCAAGGAGCGCAAGCTCGGCATCAAGGGCTCGCCGACCCGCCAGGTCATCCTGGAGAACGTGCGGATCCCCGCCGACCGGATCATCGGCGAGGAGGGCACCGGCTTCAAGACCGCCCTGGCCACCCTGGACCACACCCGGATCACCATCGCCGCCCAGGCGCTGGGCATCGCCCAGGGCGCGCTGGACTACGCGATCGGGTACGTCAAGGAGCGCAGGCAGTTCGGCAAGCCGATCGCCGACTTCCAGGGCGTGCAGTTCATGATCGCCGACATGGCGATGAAGATCGAGGCCGCCCGCCAGCTCACCTACCACGCCGCGATCAAGTCCGAGCGCGCCTTCCACGGCGAGAAGGTGCCGGACCTGACCTTCGTGTCCTCGGCGTGCAAGTGCCTGGCCTCGGACGTGGCGATGGAGGTCACCACCGACGCCGTGCAGCTGCTCGGCGGCTACGGCTACACCCGCGACTTCCCGGTCGAGCGGATGATGCGGGACGCCAAGATCACCCAGATCTACGAAGGGACGAACCAGATCCAGCGCATGGTGATGGCCCGCCAGCTCCTCAAGTAA
- a CDS encoding LCP family protein — protein MPDVGDSDPIERYFRPRPRRPDGAEDAVPEQPGEGVTVDGVPAPRVAVGAGRGPRRPRPQLSPRAAVGARRQRRFLMATGAMSALVLLTSGGAWAFNNYATSLVEPLLVEGLGDDDGGPKGAMTILVAGVDRREGLTREQQKAARLGREAGERSDTMMLVHVSRDHDRIAVVSLPRDSLVTIPAHRSNGSEGPKGTPVPARQGKLTWAYQFGGPNLTVATVKRATGVSIDHYVEVNFYGFVNIVDALGGVDVCVEQPVNDRKSGLRLPAGTTHVNGLQALAFSRARYTLTGGSDLGRIDRQQQLMASLMKQAISTRTLSDPVKAKRVLDATLKSLRVDEELADDLDELAAQMSDLSTDDITFAKIPLRSENHMTPINGSAPQSTVLWDDRGARELFGRIRRDEPLAKPRPRPTTAAPTRDPNAPTVQPGDITVTVRNGVGTRGLAARAAGDLREVGFRTVVPPGVARTGLKITQIRYGPAHADAARTLAAAIPGAKVREDASVGDGIQVIVGADWNGAEEVSVQGLPGAVPSQPSGPQTSTASQKLCK, from the coding sequence ATGCCGGACGTGGGGGACTCCGATCCGATCGAGCGGTACTTCCGCCCTCGCCCGCGCCGCCCGGACGGGGCGGAGGACGCGGTCCCCGAGCAGCCCGGCGAGGGCGTGACCGTCGACGGGGTGCCCGCCCCGCGGGTGGCGGTCGGCGCAGGGCGCGGCCCGCGCCGCCCCCGGCCCCAGCTCAGCCCGCGGGCCGCGGTCGGCGCCCGGCGGCAGCGCCGGTTCCTCATGGCGACCGGGGCGATGTCGGCGCTGGTGCTGCTCACCTCGGGCGGCGCCTGGGCGTTCAACAACTACGCCACCAGCCTGGTCGAGCCCCTGCTGGTGGAGGGGCTCGGCGACGACGACGGCGGGCCGAAGGGCGCGATGACGATCCTGGTGGCCGGCGTGGACCGGCGCGAGGGACTGACCCGCGAGCAGCAGAAGGCCGCCCGGCTCGGCCGCGAGGCCGGGGAGCGCTCGGACACGATGATGCTGGTGCACGTGTCGCGCGACCACGACCGGATCGCGGTGGTGAGCCTGCCGCGCGACTCGCTGGTCACCATCCCGGCGCACCGCTCGAACGGCTCCGAGGGCCCCAAGGGCACCCCCGTCCCGGCCCGCCAGGGCAAGCTGACCTGGGCGTACCAGTTCGGCGGCCCCAACCTGACGGTGGCCACCGTCAAGCGGGCGACCGGGGTGTCGATCGACCACTACGTCGAGGTCAACTTCTACGGCTTCGTCAACATCGTGGACGCGCTCGGCGGCGTGGACGTGTGCGTGGAGCAGCCGGTCAACGACCGCAAGAGCGGGCTGCGGCTGCCCGCCGGCACCACCCATGTCAACGGCCTGCAGGCGCTGGCGTTCAGCCGGGCCCGCTACACCCTCACCGGCGGCAGCGACCTGGGCCGCATCGACCGGCAGCAGCAGCTGATGGCCTCGCTGATGAAGCAGGCGATCAGCACCCGGACGCTGAGCGACCCGGTCAAGGCCAAGCGGGTGCTGGACGCGACGCTCAAGTCGCTGCGGGTGGACGAGGAGCTGGCCGACGACCTGGACGAGCTGGCCGCCCAGATGAGCGACCTGTCCACCGACGACATCACGTTCGCCAAGATCCCGCTGCGCAGCGAGAACCACATGACCCCGATCAACGGGTCGGCGCCGCAGTCCACCGTGCTGTGGGACGACCGGGGCGCGCGGGAGCTGTTCGGCAGGATCCGGCGGGACGAGCCGTTGGCCAAGCCCAGGCCCAGGCCGACCACCGCCGCGCCCACCCGCGACCCGAACGCGCCCACCGTCCAGCCGGGCGACATCACCGTGACGGTCCGCAACGGGGTCGGCACCCGCGGCCTGGCCGCCCGCGCCGCCGGCGACCTGCGCGAGGTCGGCTTCCGCACCGTCGTCCCGCCGGGCGTGGCCCGCACCGGACTGAAGATCACCCAGATCCGCTACGGCCCGGCGCACGCCGACGCCGCCAGGACCCTCGCCGCCGCCATCCCCGGCGCCAAGGTCAGGGAGGACGCCTCCGTCGGCGACGGCATCCAGGTCATCGTCGGCGCCGACTGGAACGGCGCCGAGGAGGTCTCCGTCCAGGGCCTCCCCGGCGCCGTCCCGTCCCAGCCGTCCGGCCCGCAGACCAGCACGGCCTCCCAGAAGCTCTGCAAGTGA